GCCGAAGGACGCTATCGCGTCTTCATCGACATTCTGCGCAACAAGGGGATGTTCCCCAATGCGCGCTGCTTTGCCGGGCATAACGGGCCAAAGCCGATCACCGTGTGGTGCTCGAACGACTATCTCGCCATGGGCCAGCACCCCAAGGTGATCGCAGCGATGGAAGAGGCGCTGCACGACGTGGGTGCGGGTTCCGGCGGCACGCGCAACATCGGCGGCAATACCCATTATCACGTCCATCTCGAGGCCGAGCTGGCCGACCTTCACGGCAAGGAAGCGGCGTTGCTGTTCACCAGCGGCTACGTCTCGAACGAGGCGACGCTGTCGACGCTGGCCAAGGTGCTGCCCGGCTGCATCATCTATTCGGACGAGCTCAACCATGCCTCGATGATCGCGGGCATTCGCAATTCGGGGTGCGAGAAGCGGGTGTGGCGGCACAATGACCTCGACCATCTCGAGGAGTTGCTCGCCGCCGACGATCCATCGGTGCCGAAGCTGATCGCGTTCGAGAGCGTCTATTCGATGGACGGCGACGTCGCCCCGCTCCACGCGATCTGCGACCTGGCCGACAAATATAACGCGCTGACCTATCTCGACGAAGTGCACGCGGTCGGCATGTATGGCGCGCGCGGCGGCGGGATTTCGGAGCGCGACGACGCGGCATCGCGGCTGACGATCATCGAGGGGACTTTGGGCAAGGCATTCGGGGTGATGGGCGGCTATATCGCTGCAGATCGCACCATTGTGGATGTGATCCGCAGCTATGCGCCCGGTTTCATCTTCACCACCTCCCTCTCGCCGGTGCTGGTCGCCGGTGCGCTGGCATCGGTGCGCCACCTCAAGCAATCGAGCGAGGAGCGCGACGGGCAGCAGGCAGCGGCGGCGAAACTGAAGACGATGTTCGCCGATGCCGGCCTTCCGGTGATGGACAGCGTCACGCATATCGTCCCGCTGATGGTGGGCGATCCGGTTCGCGCCAAGAAGATCAGCGACATCCTGCTCGCCGAATACGGCGTCTATGTTCAGCCGATCAACTATCCGACCGTTCCGCGCGGTACGGAACGGCTGCGCTTCACCCCCGGACCGGCGCATGACGAAGCCATGATGGCGGAACTGACCGGGGCTCTGGTCGAGATCTGGGAACGGCTGGAACTGCGTGCGGCAGCCTGATGCGTGGCGTTTCCTCCCGGTGCCGCGCCCCGGCACCGGGAAGGGATAACGTTAAGAATCAGCGCGCGACAGCGACCGCCGCAACATTGACTCCCGCAGCTTCCAGCTCGCGTTCGGCCTGCGTGAAGCCATAGGCCGGAACGATCTCGCCCGCACGATCGCTCGCTTCGGCCCAGCGCGCGGCGAGCTGCTCCCCCGCATCCGCGCCGCCGCCGATCTGGATGCCATCGGTCAGCGTCACATTGGCAGTCGCGAAATGCCCCGCGCCAGCGCACAGGATCGCGCGGGTCGGCGCGTCCTCACCTACCAGAGCGAGCAGGCCGGGGCTGACCAGCGCCGGGTCAAGGGCGGCAAGGCTCGCATCCGACAGCACGCCTTCAGTCATGCCCGTCGCCGCAGTCGGCGCGAGGCAGTTGACGCGGATGCCGTATTTCTCGCCCTCGATCGCCAGCGTCTGCATCAGCCCGACCAGCGCCATCTTCGCAGCGCCGTAATTGGCCTGGCCGAAATTGCCGTAGAGCCCTGAGGACGAGGTGGTCATCACGATGCGGCCATAGCCCTGTCCGCGCATGATCTCCCACACCGCCTTGCTCGCAATCGCCGCGCCCATCAGATGCACGTCCACCACCAGCCGGAAATCGTCCATCGTCATCTTGGCGAAGCTCTTGTCGCGCAGGATTCCGGCATTGTTGACCAGAATGTCGATCCGCCCCCAGGCATCAATGGTCGATGCGACGATGTGCGACACCGCCCATTCGTCGGTGACCGAACCGGCCAACGCCAGCGCCTTGCCGCCCTGCGCCCCGATCTCGGCGGCGACGCGCTGCGCCGCGTGTTCGCTGAGGTCGTTGACGACCACCCGCGCGCCCTTGCCCGCGAGGTAGAGCGCATGCGCGCGCCCCAGCCCGCCACCGGCTCCGGTAACGATCGCAATCCGGCCTTCGAGCGACATTGAACCATCTCCCATAATATTCGCTAACGCGTGAGTGAATGTCTTGACTAGGGGTAAACCCTCGTGATCGGCAAGGCTAGCCCCTGCCCCGCCCCCCGGGTTTCGCAGATCTGGCGAAAACCGGCGGCCATGAATGCAGCCATGCGTTCCTTGACTGCCGCAAAATCGTTGGACCGACACAAGCCACCCGACAGCTTGTCGATGCGTCCCGTACGCGCCAGCGTGACCATCAGCGCGCCAGTCACGAAGTGATAGCCCCAGAAAATATCCTCTTCGGCACAATCGGGCAGCGCTTTTTTCAGCAGGCCGATCAGACGCAGGACAACGGGATCGAAATGCGCGTCCATCAGCTCGGCACCCCATTCGGGCGTGTTCGCCACCAATGCACCGAGCGCGCCGTAATTCTTCCAGCCCTCGCCGCCCTCGATATAGAGGTCGAGATCGGTGTCCAGAAAGGCGTGGAGCGCACCTTCCAGCGTCGGCTTGCCGCCGGTCGCGGCGTCGTATTCGTCGAGCGCGCGCAGCCGCCGTTCGCTGGTCACCACCGCGCGACGGGCGAACACCGCGTCGAACAGCTTCTTCTTGTCCTCGAAATAATAGTTGAGCAGCGTGTGGTGCACGCCGACGCGCTTGGCGACGTCCTTGAGCGTCACTCCGTGCAGCCCGTGCTTCGAGAACAGATACTCCGCCTCGTCGAGGATCTGCTCCATCGTCTCCGCGCGCTGTTCAGCCTTGGTCGAGCGGCGGCGCGGCTTGGGCTTGTCGGGCGTCTGTTCCGGCACTGGGCGTTCTTCCCCCTGTTGCCCGGACGCGGACGGATCGCCGCGCGCCGGGTCGAACAAGGTCTCAAGCGCTTCCATATTGAGACCGCAAGCTATTCTTGTCGATTTTGCCGGTTGGAGCGAGCGGCATCGCGTCGAGACGCACCACCGCATCGGGAATCCACCACGACGCGACCCGTCCGCGCAAGGGGGCGAGCAGTTCGGCGTCGCTCAGCGCATCGTCCTGCATTTCGACCAGCAGCAGAGGGCGTTCGCCCCATTTGGCGTCCTCGCGCCCGATCACGGCGGCGAGCGATACCTGCGGCAGCGCGCCGACCACCGCCTCGATCTCGGCGGGATTGATCCATTCGCCGCCGGATTTGATCAGATCCTTGGCGCGGCCGGTGATGATGAGGTTGCCCTGCGCGTCGATGCGGGCGAGGTCGCCGGTCGCGAACCAGCCGTCGGCGTCGGTCGCGGGAGCATCCTGCCCGAAATAGCGGTCCACCACGGCAGCGCCGCGCACGCGCAGATGGCCTTCGGCATCGCGCTGCTGCGGCAGTGCCACGCCATCGGCATCGGTCAGCAACAGGTCGACGCCGATCGCCGGGCGGCCGGAGACCGCCGCCGTCCGCTGCGGATCGTGCGGCGGCGCGACGGTGCCCGAGGGCGACAGTTCGGTCATGCCCCAGCTGGTCTGGACCGTGACACCTAGGACGCGCTCGATCCGCTCCATCAACGCTGGAGCGAGCGGCGATCCCCCAACGATGATACGCTCCAGGCTGGGCAGCGACTCGCCGGTCGCCTCGAGATGTTCGGCGACACCCAACCACACGGTCGGCACTGCGACGCCGATCGTCACCTCCGCCGCGGCGATCAGCCGGGCGAGGCTCGCGCCATCGGTCGCGCGTCCGGGGAGCACCAGCCGCCCACCCGCTGCGGGCAGCGCGAAGGGCAGCCCCCAGGCATTGGCGTGGAACATCGGCACCACCACCAGCACGCTGTCGGTCGACCGGATCGCCATCACATCGGCCTGAAGGCAGCGCAGCGTGTGCAGGAAGCTGGCGCGGTGGGTGTAGGTCACGCCCTTGGGCGCGCCGGTCGTGCCGGAGGTGAAACACAGGCCGCACGGCGTCGTTTCAGCGAAATCGCCCCATACCGCTCCACCGGGTGCGGTCGCGATCAGCGGTTCCAGCGCGGTGACAGCACACGTCCCCGCCGTCTGAACATCGGCTTCACCGTCGATCACCAGCATCAGAGACAGGTCCGGCACGCGCTCGGCGATGGCACGCGCGAGCGGCTGGAGATCGGCGCTGACGATCATCACCCGCGCACCCGACTGCACGACCATATCGGCAAGCTGCGCCGCAGTCAGGCGCGGGTTGAGCGTGTGGCAGACCGCGCCCATGCCCATGATCGCATACCATGTCTCGACATGCGCCTGGCTGTTCCACGCCAGCGTCGCCACGCGATCCCCCTGCCTGACGCCAAAGCTGGTCAGCAGCGACGACACCGCCAGTGCGCGGTCCCGCAGCCCGGCATAGCCGATCCGGTCGATCCCGCCGCCGTCCCGCGCAGTGACGACCTCCGCATCCGGATGCCATTTGGCGGCGTGGTGCAGGAACTTGTCCAGCGTCAGCGGATAATCCTGCATGCTTCCGTCGATCATCGGCAACCCGTCGCCTTGTTGAGGACCGGCGAGGCGACGCCGGTGTTCCAGTTCCATGGCTGATCGCCCGCCGCGCGGCGGCGGCACATCGCCGCTTCGTGCAGCGCGAACATGCCGGGCATCAGCCGCGTTCCCGGCTGGGGCTTGCCTGCGAAGTTCATGTAGTTGGCAGGCTTGCCATAGGCCTCCCATGCCGGCTGGCCGTCCGCGACCGGGGTGCCGCTGCGCGCAAAGCTCGCCCAATAGGACAGCATCGCGTCCGACAGGCGGCGGTTGGTCACGTCATCGGGAACCTTGGGCCAATAGGGGGCGTGCGGCTGGCGGTGCCGAACACATAGGGGATTTCGGCAGCATGAAAGGCGTGGAGCCCATTCTCGTCCGCCGCCGGATAGCCATGGTCGAACAGGTAGAGATAGGCGCGCTGCCCGATCGTCGTCTGGCCGATCGCGAGCCGCATCGAGGTCCAGCCGTAGAGCGCGTCGCGCGTCGTCGCGAGCAGCGACTCCTTGATGTTGCTCGACGGGTAAAGCCGCAGGAGATGCTCGGCGAGGTCACCATAACGCGCGCGAACTGCCGCCTCATACGCCTCGGCGGACGCGGGCGCGGGCGGCAGCAGCACCGTCAGCGACCGGATCTCGCCCGAGTTGAACCCGGTCAGCACCGGCACCTTGGCCTGTTCGCCATGGTCCCAGATCGCGACCAGCTGGCGGGTCAGCGTCCTGCCGTCGACCGTCCCCCATGGGCCATAGCCCTTGGTCGCGGCCTCGACCGTCAGCTTCTCCGCGTCCATCGCGCGCAGCCCGGCAAGGTCGCGCGCGCCGACCGCCGCCATGATCTGGCTCCCCGCCGCTTCGGCCGAGGGCAGGCCGTGCGCGCCGCGCTTCAGCTCAGGCGTGGTGATCATGTACGCGCTCTGCGCCACCGCCTTGTGGAACAGGCCGCGCGCCTGCGGGCTGGCCATCAGATACATGACGCTGAGCGCCCCGGCGGACTCGCCCGCGATGGTGACGTTGCCCGCATCGCCACCAAACGCCGCGATGTTGCGCTGTACCCATTTCAGCGCCGCGATCTGGTCGAGCAGTCCGTAATTGCCCGACACGCCGTCCTGCGACTCCGCGCTCAGTTCGGGGTGGGCGAGATAGCCGAGGATGCCGAGCCGGTAGTTGATCGACACCACGATTATGTTGCCGCGCTGGGCCATCCGCGCGCCGTCATACATGGATTCATGGCCATAGCCCGCGACCAGCGCGCCGCCGTGGATCCATACGAACACCGGCAGGTCCTTGCCCTCCGCTGGCGCCCAGATGTTGAGCGTCAGGCAATCCTCGCTGACCTTGTCGAGCGGGTTGGTATAGATGCCGGCATTGCGGTTGCGCGGCTGAACACAGGCGGTGCCGAACGCGGTCGCCTTGCGCACCCCCTGCCAGTCCGGGGCCGCAACCGGCGGTTTCCAGCGCAGCGGGCCGACCGGCGGCTGCGCATAGGGGATGCCGCGAAAGATCCGGACGCCGCCCTGCTCCACCCCCTCGACCGTGCCGACCGGCGCGGTGACCCGCGGATGGGCCAGCGC
The genomic region above belongs to Sphingomonas sp. J315 and contains:
- the hemA gene encoding 5-aminolevulinate synthase → MTSEAPPRAVDYSRVFNQAIDRLHAEGRYRVFIDILRNKGMFPNARCFAGHNGPKPITVWCSNDYLAMGQHPKVIAAMEEALHDVGAGSGGTRNIGGNTHYHVHLEAELADLHGKEAALLFTSGYVSNEATLSTLAKVLPGCIIYSDELNHASMIAGIRNSGCEKRVWRHNDLDHLEELLAADDPSVPKLIAFESVYSMDGDVAPLHAICDLADKYNALTYLDEVHAVGMYGARGGGISERDDAASRLTIIEGTLGKAFGVMGGYIAADRTIVDVIRSYAPGFIFTTSLSPVLVAGALASVRHLKQSSEERDGQQAAAAKLKTMFADAGLPVMDSVTHIVPLMVGDPVRAKKISDILLAEYGVYVQPINYPTVPRGTERLRFTPGPAHDEAMMAELTGALVEIWERLELRAAA
- a CDS encoding SDR family NAD(P)-dependent oxidoreductase, producing MSLEGRIAIVTGAGGGLGRAHALYLAGKGARVVVNDLSEHAAQRVAAEIGAQGGKALALAGSVTDEWAVSHIVASTIDAWGRIDILVNNAGILRDKSFAKMTMDDFRLVVDVHLMGAAIASKAVWEIMRGQGYGRIVMTTSSSGLYGNFGQANYGAAKMALVGLMQTLAIEGEKYGIRVNCLAPTAATGMTEGVLSDASLAALDPALVSPGLLALVGEDAPTRAILCAGAGHFATANVTLTDGIQIGGGADAGEQLAARWAEASDRAGEIVPAYGFTQAERELEAAGVNVAAVAVAR
- a CDS encoding TetR/AcrR family transcriptional regulator, which gives rise to MEALETLFDPARGDPSASGQQGEERPVPEQTPDKPKPRRRSTKAEQRAETMEQILDEAEYLFSKHGLHGVTLKDVAKRVGVHHTLLNYYFEDKKKLFDAVFARRAVVTSERRLRALDEYDAATGGKPTLEGALHAFLDTDLDLYIEGGEGWKNYGALGALVANTPEWGAELMDAHFDPVVLRLIGLLKKALPDCAEEDIFWGYHFVTGALMVTLARTGRIDKLSGGLCRSNDFAAVKERMAAFMAAGFRQICETRGAGQGLALPITRVYP
- a CDS encoding AMP-binding protein, whose product is MIDGSMQDYPLTLDKFLHHAAKWHPDAEVVTARDGGGIDRIGYAGLRDRALAVSSLLTSFGVRQGDRVATLAWNSQAHVETWYAIMGMGAVCHTLNPRLTAAQLADMVVQSGARVMIVSADLQPLARAIAERVPDLSLMLVIDGEADVQTAGTCAVTALEPLIATAPGGAVWGDFAETTPCGLCFTSGTTGAPKGVTYTHRASFLHTLRCLQADVMAIRSTDSVLVVVPMFHANAWGLPFALPAAGGRLVLPGRATDGASLARLIAAAEVTIGVAVPTVWLGVAEHLEATGESLPSLERIIVGGSPLAPALMERIERVLGVTVQTSWGMTELSPSGTVAPPHDPQRTAAVSGRPAIGVDLLLTDADGVALPQQRDAEGHLRVRGAAVVDRYFGQDAPATDADGWFATGDLARIDAQGNLIITGRAKDLIKSGGEWINPAEIEAVVGALPQVSLAAVIGREDAKWGERPLLLVEMQDDALSDAELLAPLRGRVASWWIPDAVVRLDAMPLAPTGKIDKNSLRSQYGSA
- a CDS encoding carboxylesterase family protein — translated: MKRLIVLIALLFAAPALAHPRVTAPVGTVEGVEQGGVRIFRGIPYAQPPVGPLRWKPPVAAPDWQGVRKATAFGTACVQPRNRNAGIYTNPLDKVSEDCLTLNIWAPAEGKDLPVFVWIHGGALVAGYGHESMYDGARMAQRGNIIVVSINYRLGILGYLAHPELSAESQDGVSGNYGLLDQIAALKWVQRNIAAFGGDAGNVTIAGESAGALSVMYLMASPQARGLFHKAVAQSAYMITTPELKRGAHGLPSAEAAGSQIMAAVGARDLAGLRAMDAEKLTVEAATKGYGPWGTVDGRTLTRQLVAIWDHGEQAKVPVLTGFNSGEIRSLTVLLPPAPASAEAYEAAVRARYGDLAEHLLRLYPSSNIKESLLATTRDALYGWTSMRLAIGQTTIGQRAYLYLFDHGYPAADENGLHAFHAAEIPYVFGTASRTPPIGPRFPMT